In Pseudorasbora parva isolate DD20220531a chromosome 9, ASM2467924v1, whole genome shotgun sequence, the following proteins share a genomic window:
- the zgc:136870 gene encoding GTPase IMAP family member 4 — translation MDNRNVENNGHSQAAPSLRLLIVGQKRTGRSSVGNTLLGKDAFDTWGGAGSAVAHGEAEGRRLMVVDACGWGTSENLVPKQEKLELFNALSLCDSGPHVLLLVIPLLHFGHSDKAVIQKRMEILTEGVWRHTMVVFTLGDRLRGCSMQDFIQTSGKDLQWLMERCRYRYHVLNNKAPRDRQQVSCLFDRAEDMLMENGGWHFSLHMYCRLEEEWSRREREMKERILEMQDKLGKNNRGLAVVPSHSRKDGLQVNDIQLKLVYHG, via the exons ATGGACAACAGGAATGTGGAAAATAATG GCCATAGTCAGGCTGCCCCATCTCTGAGGCTGCTAATCGTGGGGCAGAAGAGGACAGGGAGGAGTTCAGTGGGCAACACGCTCCTGGGTAAGGATGCATTCGATACATGGGGTGGAGCGGGCAGCGCTGTAGCACACGGAGAAGCTGAAGGCCGACGCCTGATGGTCGTGGACGCCTGCGGATGGGGCACAAGTGAGAATCTCGTCCCTAAACAGGAGAAACTGGAGCTATTTAATGCCTTGTCGCTGTGTGATTCCGGACCCCATGTTCTGCTCCTGGTCATTCCCTTACTGCACTTCGGCCACTCCGATAAAGCAGTCATACAGAAACGCATGGAGATCCTCACGGAGGGCGTGTGGCGCCACACCATGGTCGTGTTCACGCTGGGCGACCGCCTGCGCGGCTGCAGCATGCAGGACTTCATCCAGACGTCCGGGAAGGATCTCCAATGGCTGATGGAGAGGTGCAGGTATAGGTACCACGTTCTTAACAACAAGGCCCCCCGGGACAGACAGCAGGTCTCTTGTCTGTTTGACCGTGCGGAAGACATGCTGATGGAGAACGGGGGATGGCACTTCTCCCTACACATGTACTGCAGGCTGGAGGAGGAATGGAGCCgaagggaaagggagatgaaAGAGAGGATACTTGAGATGCAAGACAAACTGGGGAAAAACAATCGAGGGCTTGCTGTAGTTCCAAGTCACAGTCGAAAGGATGGGCTGCAAGTGAACGATATTCAACTGAAATTAGTTTACCACGGCTAA